Proteins encoded within one genomic window of Haladaptatus sp. QDMS2:
- a CDS encoding succinylglutamate desuccinylase/aspartoacylase family protein has protein sequence MAEFSNAFHYNGETVEPGEVRTLRHEISETYLGDPVEIPVTIINGRQPGPSVFLTAAIHGDELNGVKVVQEAASTYKPGNLHGTLVCIHVVNIPGYLAQQRYIPIYDLDLNRSFPGKERSNTAERMANNLFSTFIKQCDLGLDFHTSTRNRTTMFHVRADMSDPEVERLARSFGANVILGGGGDGGSLRGAATSAGVPTITIEMGQAHRFQRRLIKRGLQGVESILAEYEMLPDAAIHWPGWTKVIGSDSDKTWLRADVGGLVEMHHGRRELVYEGEVIATITDHFKDEVHDVEAPFTGLLVGLLQNPVAAPGHPLCHLVEVDDRTREVIESEQDRIQRRNAVLEGY, from the coding sequence ATGGCCGAATTTTCGAACGCCTTTCACTACAACGGGGAAACGGTCGAACCAGGGGAGGTTCGGACGCTCCGACACGAAATCAGCGAAACCTACCTCGGCGACCCCGTCGAGATTCCAGTCACCATCATCAACGGCCGCCAGCCCGGGCCGTCGGTTTTCCTGACCGCCGCCATCCACGGCGACGAACTGAACGGGGTGAAAGTCGTCCAGGAAGCCGCCTCGACGTACAAGCCGGGCAACCTGCACGGGACGCTCGTTTGTATCCACGTCGTCAACATTCCGGGGTACCTCGCCCAGCAACGCTACATCCCGATTTACGACCTCGACCTGAACCGATCGTTCCCGGGGAAAGAGCGGTCGAACACCGCAGAGCGCATGGCGAACAACCTATTTTCGACCTTCATCAAGCAATGTGACCTCGGCCTCGATTTCCACACCTCGACGCGCAATCGGACGACGATGTTTCACGTCCGCGCCGACATGAGCGACCCCGAAGTCGAACGCCTCGCCCGGTCGTTCGGTGCGAACGTCATCCTCGGCGGTGGGGGCGATGGCGGGTCGCTGCGCGGGGCGGCGACGAGTGCTGGCGTGCCGACCATCACCATCGAGATGGGGCAAGCCCACCGGTTCCAGCGTCGCCTCATCAAACGTGGCCTGCAAGGCGTCGAAAGCATCCTCGCAGAGTACGAGATGCTTCCCGACGCGGCCATCCACTGGCCCGGCTGGACGAAGGTCATCGGGAGCGACAGCGACAAAACCTGGCTGCGCGCGGACGTCGGCGGCCTCGTGGAGATGCACCACGGGCGGCGAGAACTCGTCTACGAAGGCGAAGTCATCGCGACCATCACCGACCACTTCAAAGACGAGGTCCACGACGTAGAAGCGCCGTTCACCGGACTCCTCGTTGGCTTGCTCCAGAACCCGGTCGCAGCGCCGGGCCACCCGCTCTGTCATCTCGTCGAAGTGGACGACCGCACGCGCGAAGTTATCGAATCAGAACAGGACCGGATTCAGCGCAGAAACGCGGTGCTCGAAGGGTACTGA
- a CDS encoding uracil-DNA glycosylase family protein, protein MQNITDRTRNPFGMRTPPEYAETAAQTVFGYGDANADFHLIGDHPGVHGGRKTGVPFTGGVAGKRLQPILHELGFLADAYDDEPRPTNLYCSYIHMCTVDDGETPTRAQYDALERYFDAELRAINGHILMPVGEQATRHVVREYTTQERHLDFDMAALHGNDVRGGGFLVFPIRDPTEWEDGDAEYLETKLRALLNSDYRQTKGVATMIG, encoded by the coding sequence GTGCAGAATATTACCGACCGGACGCGCAACCCCTTCGGCATGCGCACGCCACCGGAATACGCCGAGACGGCCGCCCAGACGGTGTTCGGCTACGGGGACGCGAACGCCGACTTCCACCTCATCGGCGACCACCCGGGCGTCCACGGCGGTCGGAAGACGGGCGTCCCCTTCACGGGGGGAGTCGCCGGCAAGCGCCTCCAGCCGATTCTCCACGAACTTGGGTTCCTCGCGGACGCCTACGACGACGAGCCACGCCCGACGAACCTCTACTGTTCGTACATCCACATGTGCACCGTCGACGACGGCGAGACACCGACGCGAGCGCAGTACGACGCACTCGAACGCTACTTCGACGCCGAGTTGCGAGCCATCAACGGACACATCTTGATGCCCGTCGGTGAGCAGGCGACCCGGCACGTCGTGCGCGAGTACACCACCCAGGAGCGCCACCTCGATTTCGACATGGCTGCGCTTCACGGAAACGACGTGCGCGGCGGTGGCTTTCTCGTGTTTCCGATTCGTGACCCGACCGAGTGGGAGGACGGCGACGCCGAGTATCTCGAAACGAAACTCCGCGCTCTGCTGAACTCCGACTACCGCCAGACGAAAGGCGTGGCGACGATGATCGGGTGA
- a CDS encoding NAD(P)/FAD-dependent oxidoreductase: MNETPEYDVTVVGGGPAGLTAALYTTRLSHDTAVINRGGGRAAMMMDTHNVLGITEDVSGNEFLQTAVEQLEGYGTDYFRDTVTAITATEDGPRRFLVEAGDVSVYTDYVVVATGFTDKRPEPPLPRTGRGLHYCLHCDAYMFVDEPVYVMGHSNSAAHVAMIMLNFTDRVDILLRGAEPTWSEKTDTLVRAHPVNIIEADIESKFPDEDDPSWLGGFEFEDGTRREYKGGFAMYGSEYNTALAESLGVDLNDDGTIAVDDHGKTNVEGVYAVGDVTPGHNQIPVALGEGAKAGISIHYSARTFPMSLDEIEELGGEIDAAHAPAISEKLRDAAVKHEAGEVVADDD; encoded by the coding sequence ATGAATGAGACGCCCGAGTACGACGTGACCGTTGTCGGCGGTGGTCCCGCCGGTCTGACTGCTGCGCTCTACACGACCCGTCTGTCGCACGACACGGCGGTCATCAACCGCGGCGGCGGCCGCGCGGCGATGATGATGGACACCCACAACGTCCTCGGCATCACCGAAGACGTATCCGGAAACGAGTTTCTCCAGACCGCAGTCGAACAGTTGGAGGGCTACGGCACAGACTACTTCCGCGATACGGTGACGGCCATTACGGCAACCGAGGACGGCCCGCGACGCTTCCTCGTCGAGGCAGGCGACGTCTCCGTCTACACCGACTACGTGGTCGTGGCAACCGGGTTCACCGACAAGCGCCCGGAGCCACCGCTTCCCCGCACCGGTCGTGGCCTCCACTACTGTCTGCACTGTGACGCCTACATGTTCGTGGACGAACCGGTGTACGTGATGGGGCACTCGAACAGCGCGGCCCACGTCGCGATGATTATGCTGAACTTCACCGACCGCGTGGACATCCTGCTCCGGGGTGCAGAGCCAACGTGGTCCGAGAAAACGGACACACTCGTTCGCGCCCACCCGGTAAACATCATCGAGGCGGACATCGAATCGAAGTTCCCGGACGAAGACGACCCCTCCTGGCTCGGCGGCTTCGAGTTCGAAGACGGCACCCGCCGCGAGTACAAGGGCGGATTCGCGATGTACGGCTCCGAGTACAACACCGCCCTCGCCGAATCGCTCGGCGTGGACCTCAACGACGACGGAACCATCGCGGTGGACGACCACGGGAAGACGAACGTCGAAGGCGTCTACGCCGTCGGCGACGTGACGCCCGGGCACAACCAGATTCCCGTCGCGCTCGGCGAAGGGGCAAAAGCCGGCATCTCCATCCACTACAGCGCTCGGACGTTCCCGATGTCGCTCGACGAAATCGAGGAGCTGGGCGGCGAAATCGACGCGGCGCACGCGCCCGCCATCTCCGAAAAACTCCGCGACGCGGCAGTCAAACACGAAGCCGGCGAAGTCGTCGCCGACGACGACTGA
- a CDS encoding MoaD/ThiS family protein, producing MPVTLDLASNYADAVGNDHLTEPLAEETTVYALLNEIAEAHPPVHALWFRANGQLRGHVEINVDGTDIHDLQGPETVVTDGARITVQPAMGC from the coding sequence ATGCCCGTTACCCTGGACCTCGCTTCGAACTACGCCGACGCCGTCGGTAACGACCACCTGACCGAACCGCTCGCAGAGGAGACGACGGTGTACGCCCTTCTGAACGAAATCGCCGAGGCACATCCCCCCGTCCACGCCCTCTGGTTCCGGGCGAACGGCCAGTTGCGCGGCCACGTCGAGATAAACGTCGATGGCACGGACATCCACGACCTGCAAGGTCCCGAGACGGTCGTCACCGACGGCGCGAGGATTACAGTGCAGCCGGCGATGGGGTGCTGA
- a CDS encoding MBL fold metallo-hydrolase has translation MKQIQLECTVFEGENSVYLLGTDDPEAPVTLVDTGVAVDEVREQLHDALAAEGLAFADVDEVLLTHWHEDHSGLAGFVQERSGATVRAHHADADLIERDPAAWDDLFDSQRSKLDEWGMPEDKQAELLPIIERDEAMAEGAPEVTRFEAGDRFEIGDLTLEVVHLPGHTEGQCGFVFEGEEGAELFSGDALLPKYTPNVGGADVRVDEPLAKYLDTLTNIVDADYSVTWPGHRQRIDDPAARAKYIVDHHRERTEKVLAVLREHGPADAWTVSAHLFGELRSIHILHGPGEASAHLSHLEADGVVEQTEEGYAIVEATPELDDLFPAVELA, from the coding sequence GTGAAGCAGATTCAACTCGAGTGTACGGTGTTCGAGGGGGAAAACAGCGTGTACCTGCTCGGGACCGACGACCCCGAGGCTCCCGTCACGCTCGTGGACACGGGCGTCGCGGTGGACGAGGTGCGCGAGCAATTGCACGACGCCCTCGCCGCCGAGGGACTCGCGTTCGCGGACGTAGACGAAGTGCTCCTGACCCATTGGCACGAGGACCACAGCGGCCTCGCCGGGTTCGTCCAGGAGCGAAGTGGTGCGACGGTTCGCGCCCACCACGCTGACGCCGACCTCATCGAACGCGACCCGGCGGCCTGGGACGACCTGTTCGACAGTCAGCGGTCGAAACTCGACGAGTGGGGGATGCCAGAAGACAAGCAGGCAGAACTCCTGCCCATCATCGAACGCGACGAGGCGATGGCCGAGGGCGCACCCGAAGTCACGCGCTTCGAGGCGGGCGACCGCTTCGAGATTGGCGACCTCACGCTCGAAGTCGTCCATCTCCCCGGACACACCGAAGGTCAGTGCGGGTTCGTGTTCGAAGGCGAGGAGGGGGCGGAACTGTTCTCCGGCGACGCGCTGTTGCCCAAGTACACGCCGAACGTCGGCGGAGCGGACGTGCGCGTTGACGAGCCACTCGCCAAGTACCTCGACACGCTCACCAACATCGTAGACGCAGACTATTCGGTCACGTGGCCGGGCCACCGCCAGCGTATCGACGACCCGGCGGCGCGGGCGAAGTACATCGTCGACCACCACCGCGAGCGCACCGAGAAGGTCCTCGCGGTTCTGCGCGAACACGGCCCTGCGGACGCGTGGACCGTGAGTGCCCACCTGTTCGGGGAACTGCGCTCGATTCACATCCTGCATGGACCGGGCGAGGCGTCCGCTCACCTCTCGCACCTTGAAGCGGACGGCGTGGTCGAACAGACCGAAGAAGGGTACGCGATTGTGGAAGCTACGCCGGAGTTAGACGACCTGTTCCCGGCCGTCGAACTGGCGTAG
- a CDS encoding ester cyclase, translated as MAATSGLTIDQNRERARQYLKAIEDHTDGRIETLTDLVATDVVNHAPVSSDELSTGEMRGIDAFREHAESVTHAFPDVRFDIHDMLAEDDRVMVRFDLVGTHDGPFMGVDATGKKITVSGIVVYRFEDGKIVERWSEADLVGLLRQVGALPESLA; from the coding sequence ATGGCAGCAACAAGTGGCCTCACCATTGACCAGAACAGGGAACGGGCACGACAGTACCTGAAAGCAATTGAAGACCACACTGACGGCCGTATCGAGACGTTGACCGACCTCGTTGCGACGGACGTCGTGAACCACGCGCCGGTATCGAGTGACGAACTCAGCACGGGGGAAATGCGGGGCATCGACGCCTTCCGCGAACACGCAGAATCCGTCACGCACGCCTTCCCAGACGTGCGATTCGATATTCACGACATGCTCGCAGAGGACGACCGCGTGATGGTGCGGTTCGACCTCGTTGGTACACACGACGGTCCCTTCATGGGGGTCGACGCAACGGGCAAGAAGATAACCGTATCTGGCATCGTCGTCTACCGGTTCGAAGATGGAAAGATAGTCGAACGATGGAGCGAAGCCGACCTCGTCGGCCTGCTCCGGCAAGTCGGCGCGTTACCCGAATCGCTCGCGTAA
- a CDS encoding aldehyde dehydrogenase family protein, with translation MAQETSVFQHYINGEWTDGEGDDTFESKNPATGEVLGEFRRGTEADVESAIDIAEDSFEEWRNLSHIDRAEYLWDIYHEMRERTEELAEIVTKECGKEISEGRADVIEAYHMVEWAAGDARHPKGDVIPSEIPSKDAYMRRKPRGVIGCITPWNFPVAIPFWHMAVALVEGNTVVWKPAEQTPWCAKIIAEMFEDAGIPDGVFNMIQGFGDAGAAIVDNPEIDTVLFTGSAEVGHEIASKVGGEPGKLVAAEMGGKNNIVVTEKADLDIAVHSALMSSFKTTGQRCVSSERLVVHEEVYDEFKERFVELAEQVSVGDPLDENTFMGPLIEEGHKEKVLSYADLARKEDVNVLVDRTELDESEIPDGHEDGHWVGPFVYEADPYEPLRCTHEEVFGPHVALLKYSGDIEEGVEIQNDTEYGLAGAIISEDYREINYFRDHAEVGLAYGNLPCIGAEVHLPFGGVKKSGNGYPSAREIIEAVTERTAWTLNNSKDIQMAQGLSADIKTQDD, from the coding sequence ATGGCTCAGGAGACGAGCGTCTTTCAGCATTACATCAACGGTGAGTGGACAGACGGCGAAGGTGACGACACCTTCGAAAGCAAGAACCCGGCAACGGGAGAGGTTCTCGGCGAGTTCCGCCGCGGAACCGAAGCGGACGTAGAATCGGCAATCGACATCGCAGAAGACTCCTTCGAGGAGTGGCGCAACCTCTCGCACATCGACCGCGCAGAGTACCTCTGGGACATCTACCACGAGATGCGAGAACGCACCGAGGAACTCGCCGAAATCGTCACCAAAGAGTGCGGCAAGGAGATTTCCGAAGGTCGCGCAGACGTCATCGAAGCCTACCACATGGTGGAGTGGGCCGCAGGCGACGCCCGCCACCCGAAAGGGGACGTCATCCCCTCGGAGATTCCGAGCAAGGACGCCTACATGCGCCGCAAGCCCCGCGGCGTCATCGGCTGCATCACGCCGTGGAACTTCCCGGTCGCGATTCCGTTCTGGCACATGGCCGTCGCGCTCGTCGAAGGCAACACCGTCGTGTGGAAGCCGGCAGAGCAGACCCCGTGGTGTGCGAAGATTATCGCGGAGATGTTCGAGGACGCGGGCATTCCAGACGGCGTGTTCAACATGATTCAGGGCTTCGGCGACGCCGGTGCGGCCATCGTCGACAACCCCGAAATCGACACGGTCCTGTTCACCGGCTCCGCCGAAGTCGGCCACGAAATCGCCTCCAAAGTCGGTGGCGAACCGGGCAAACTCGTCGCCGCAGAGATGGGCGGCAAGAACAACATCGTCGTCACGGAGAAGGCGGACCTAGACATCGCCGTCCACTCCGCGCTGATGTCCTCGTTCAAGACGACCGGCCAGCGCTGTGTCTCCTCAGAGCGTCTCGTCGTCCACGAGGAAGTCTACGACGAGTTCAAAGAGCGATTCGTCGAACTCGCAGAGCAGGTCTCCGTCGGTGACCCACTCGACGAGAACACCTTCATGGGCCCGCTCATCGAGGAAGGCCACAAGGAAAAGGTCCTCTCCTACGCGGACCTCGCCCGCAAAGAGGACGTGAACGTGCTCGTAGACCGCACCGAACTCGACGAAAGCGAGATTCCAGACGGCCACGAAGACGGTCACTGGGTCGGCCCGTTCGTCTACGAAGCAGACCCCTACGAGCCACTTCGCTGCACCCACGAGGAAGTGTTTGGCCCGCACGTTGCGCTCCTCAAGTACTCCGGTGACATCGAGGAAGGCGTCGAGATTCAGAACGACACCGAGTACGGCCTCGCCGGCGCAATCATCTCCGAGGACTACCGCGAAATCAACTACTTCCGCGACCACGCAGAAGTCGGCCTCGCCTACGGGAACCTCCCGTGCATCGGCGCAGAGGTCCACCTCCCGTTCGGCGGCGTCAAGAAGTCGGGCAACGGCTATCCTTCGGCCCGCGAAATCATCGAAGCCGTCACCGAGCGCACCGCGTGGACGCTCAACAACTCGAAGGACATCCAGATGGCTCAGGGCCTCTCTGCGGACATCAAGACCCAGGACGACTGA
- a CDS encoding helix-turn-helix domain-containing protein, protein MSQTRQHTGTRLTLTLWHPDCWAIESTEKTGGGVLGHAVYSSPKTTDTEINGLFTAYGESTAQVEALLETIKESPHAGQVHELQERFGKQSSTSVPGNVAREFFVEYNPQDMVCPTLLKYGFVHSAPVRIEDGREYWQVVFAGERSEIESQLDGVRDEAGAEVTVSRISASPPAEPERKRRVETLTSSQREVFDLARKRGYYQWPRGVSTRELAAELDVSKTTLLEHLRKAEAKLLDP, encoded by the coding sequence ATGAGCCAGACCAGACAGCACACGGGCACGCGGCTGACGCTCACCCTCTGGCACCCCGACTGCTGGGCAATCGAATCGACGGAAAAGACCGGTGGCGGCGTCCTTGGGCACGCGGTGTACAGTTCGCCAAAAACCACGGACACCGAGATAAACGGGCTGTTCACCGCCTACGGCGAGAGTACGGCGCAGGTCGAAGCCTTACTCGAAACCATCAAGGAGTCACCGCACGCCGGGCAGGTTCACGAATTGCAGGAGCGATTCGGGAAACAGAGTTCGACCAGCGTCCCCGGAAACGTCGCCCGCGAGTTCTTCGTGGAGTACAACCCGCAGGATATGGTGTGCCCCACGCTCCTCAAGTACGGGTTCGTCCACAGTGCCCCGGTTCGCATCGAGGACGGCCGCGAATACTGGCAGGTCGTCTTCGCCGGTGAACGGAGCGAAATCGAGTCCCAGCTCGATGGCGTCCGCGACGAAGCGGGAGCCGAGGTCACCGTCTCGCGCATCTCCGCCTCGCCGCCGGCAGAACCAGAACGCAAGCGTCGCGTCGAGACGCTCACGTCGAGCCAACGAGAGGTGTTCGACCTCGCGCGCAAACGCGGTTACTACCAGTGGCCACGGGGCGTTTCGACCCGTGAACTCGCCGCCGAACTCGACGTCTCGAAGACGACGCTCCTCGAACACTTGCGCAAGGCCGAGGCGAAACTCTTAGACCCCTAA
- a CDS encoding ABC transporter substrate-binding protein, translating to MIPNDGREPLTRRDLLKVSGAGGLALIAATAGCLESGDDGGDGGNGGDGGGNDGGNDGGGSGTGGSDTLTIGMVDSITGSLAPYGERNERGRTLALDAVNAAGIGENGAKLEITVEDDESKSAPGVNAARKLVNQDGVPLLIGSVGSGVSIAMHDSVISGTDVVHISQNSTSPKLTDKPDLLRMSPSGAAKGKALAELIGRDHDNVAVTWINNDYGTGLSEVFEAEFAGTVSYNSPHDQGQASYRGVLTEMADTDASAWLFITYANEYTNMVNEAYDQGYHEQVDYYGAESTIADSIIENTEPGSQNGMTGITESAPSDQESYKQFKSDFEAEFDTSPTVWAAYAYDAVTVAAIAIEAADDFSGAAISEVVRDVTRPEGTKVYSFEEAKQALADGSSAADINYEGVSGPVDLDENGDPPGFYQIYRVTDHEYEFGDFITG from the coding sequence ATGATACCAAATGACGGGCGTGAACCGCTCACTCGCAGAGATCTTCTGAAAGTATCGGGGGCCGGTGGCCTCGCACTCATCGCGGCGACAGCAGGTTGCCTCGAATCGGGCGACGACGGCGGCGACGGTGGTAATGGCGGAGACGGTGGCGGCAACGACGGCGGTAACGACGGCGGCGGTAGCGGAACCGGCGGCAGCGACACGCTGACTATCGGGATGGTCGACTCCATCACCGGGTCGCTCGCACCCTACGGCGAGCGCAACGAACGCGGACGGACGCTCGCGCTCGACGCCGTAAACGCGGCGGGTATCGGCGAGAACGGTGCGAAACTCGAAATTACCGTCGAGGACGACGAGAGCAAAAGTGCGCCGGGGGTCAACGCCGCGCGCAAACTCGTCAATCAGGACGGCGTCCCGTTGCTCATCGGCTCTGTCGGGTCGGGCGTCTCCATCGCCATGCACGATTCCGTCATCTCGGGGACGGACGTGGTCCACATCAGTCAGAACTCCACGAGTCCGAAACTCACCGACAAGCCGGACCTCCTGCGGATGAGTCCGAGCGGTGCAGCGAAGGGCAAGGCGCTCGCCGAACTCATCGGCCGCGACCACGACAACGTGGCAGTCACGTGGATTAACAACGACTACGGGACGGGACTCTCTGAGGTGTTCGAAGCCGAGTTCGCGGGCACCGTTTCCTACAACTCGCCGCACGACCAGGGGCAGGCATCCTACCGCGGCGTGCTCACCGAGATGGCCGACACTGACGCCAGCGCGTGGCTGTTCATCACCTACGCGAACGAGTACACCAACATGGTCAACGAGGCGTACGACCAGGGCTACCACGAGCAAGTGGACTACTACGGTGCGGAGAGTACCATCGCCGACTCCATCATCGAAAACACGGAACCGGGTAGCCAGAACGGCATGACCGGCATCACCGAGAGCGCACCGAGCGACCAGGAGAGCTACAAGCAGTTCAAGAGCGACTTCGAGGCAGAGTTCGACACCTCACCGACCGTCTGGGCCGCCTACGCCTACGACGCAGTGACCGTCGCCGCAATCGCCATCGAGGCTGCAGACGACTTCTCGGGGGCGGCAATCTCCGAAGTCGTCCGCGACGTCACGCGTCCAGAAGGCACGAAGGTGTACTCCTTCGAGGAGGCGAAACAGGCGCTCGCAGACGGCAGCTCCGCCGCCGACATCAACTACGAAGGCGTCAGTGGCCCAGTCGACTTAGACGAGAACGGTGACCCACCTGGCTTCTACCAGATTTACCGGGTCACGGACCACGAGTACGAGTTCGGCGACTTCATCACGGGCTAA
- a CDS encoding branched-chain amino acid ABC transporter permease, producing the protein MANVAQVLADGLVFSCIIILGAIGLSLIYSIADFANFAHGDLMTVGAFGALVGATELAKVLPGESIVFFELPLSLYGGLVIGMAVAAAVALITERLIYRPLSDAGSIELLITSIGIALAYRAIIQLGFGADQERYDFSSQGPIDWLLELTQGIGGVALTQRDVIILVFTILLVAGLHALLQYTTLGRKMRATADNPNLARVSGIRTREVVLAMWIIGGALAAAGGIFLGIDTLVRPRMGFDLLLVVFAAVILGGIGSVYGAMLGGLVIGMAHEMTILVPFVPVEYAPAVAFALMIIILLVRPQGIMGEAV; encoded by the coding sequence ATGGCTAACGTCGCCCAGGTGCTCGCTGATGGCCTCGTCTTCAGTTGCATCATCATCCTCGGAGCGATTGGCCTCTCGCTCATCTACTCCATCGCCGACTTCGCGAACTTCGCCCACGGCGACCTGATGACGGTCGGCGCGTTCGGCGCACTCGTCGGCGCGACGGAACTCGCCAAAGTGCTCCCCGGCGAGAGCATCGTCTTCTTCGAGTTGCCACTCTCGCTCTACGGCGGTCTGGTCATTGGCATGGCAGTCGCCGCCGCCGTTGCGCTCATCACCGAACGCCTCATCTACCGGCCGCTCAGCGATGCCGGCTCTATCGAGTTGCTCATCACGAGTATCGGGATTGCACTCGCCTACCGGGCAATCATCCAACTGGGCTTCGGTGCCGACCAGGAGCGGTACGACTTTTCCTCGCAGGGCCCCATCGACTGGCTCCTCGAGTTGACGCAAGGAATCGGCGGCGTCGCACTCACGCAACGCGACGTCATCATCCTCGTGTTCACGATACTGCTCGTCGCCGGCCTCCACGCGCTGTTGCAGTACACGACCCTCGGCCGGAAGATGCGAGCGACCGCGGACAATCCGAATCTCGCTCGCGTGAGCGGCATCCGCACCCGTGAGGTCGTTCTCGCGATGTGGATTATCGGTGGCGCACTCGCCGCTGCGGGCGGGATCTTCCTCGGTATCGACACCCTCGTCCGCCCACGCATGGGCTTCGACCTGCTCTTGGTCGTCTTCGCCGCGGTCATCCTCGGCGGCATTGGCTCCGTCTACGGCGCGATGCTTGGCGGGCTCGTCATCGGGATGGCCCACGAGATGACGATTCTGGTTCCGTTCGTGCCAGTCGAGTACGCACCTGCCGTCGCGTTCGCGCTGATGATTATCATCCTACTCGTCCGTCCGCAGGGCATCATGGGGGAGGCCGTATGA
- a CDS encoding branched-chain amino acid ABC transporter permease, whose amino-acid sequence MDAVSARFDRTEIGVIIGVLLAMGAALLIFELSFVLPTLAVAGMWILLALGLNVQWGYAGLINFSVAAFWGIGMYSVALLSAPGSPLGFEFGPGVALLGAIVVSALTALIIGIPTLRLRADYLAIASIGFAEIIREVVSNERWLTAGTQGVSIPALLPELATTLDALFAPDAPAFPYRGLVDLLLVAIVVFAVYLLLRRVHLSPWGRVLRTIRSDEDLAKALGKDTYWLKMQAFVLGSILMAVAGFFYAYQFRFVLPETLEPINTFYVWVAVILGGTGSNRGAILGGLTIVAIRVLPSFFIDFLSLDVNVGAVRLLIVGLLIIGIIRFRSQGILPPRSELIWPAARDRGEKQ is encoded by the coding sequence ATGGACGCCGTATCGGCGCGCTTTGACCGAACAGAGATTGGCGTGATTATCGGCGTCCTCCTCGCGATGGGTGCTGCGCTTCTCATCTTCGAGTTGAGCTTCGTGCTCCCGACGCTCGCGGTAGCGGGAATGTGGATTCTCCTCGCACTCGGTCTCAACGTCCAATGGGGCTACGCGGGCCTCATCAACTTCAGCGTCGCCGCGTTTTGGGGCATCGGAATGTACTCCGTCGCGCTACTCTCGGCTCCCGGGTCGCCACTCGGCTTCGAATTCGGCCCGGGGGTGGCGCTCCTCGGGGCCATCGTCGTGAGCGCGCTGACCGCGCTCATCATCGGGATTCCGACGCTCCGCCTGCGTGCTGACTACCTCGCGATTGCGAGTATCGGGTTCGCAGAGATTATCCGAGAAGTCGTGAGCAACGAGCGGTGGCTTACAGCAGGAACGCAGGGTGTAAGCATTCCAGCCCTCCTGCCCGAACTGGCCACGACGCTCGACGCGCTGTTCGCTCCAGACGCACCGGCGTTCCCGTACCGGGGACTCGTCGACCTGCTGCTGGTGGCGATTGTAGTGTTCGCCGTCTACTTGCTCCTCCGACGGGTGCACCTCTCGCCGTGGGGGCGCGTTCTTCGGACGATTCGCTCGGACGAGGACCTCGCAAAGGCGCTCGGTAAGGACACCTACTGGCTGAAGATGCAGGCGTTCGTCCTCGGGAGCATCCTGATGGCAGTCGCTGGATTCTTCTACGCCTACCAGTTCCGCTTCGTGCTGCCGGAGACGCTCGAACCCATCAACACGTTCTACGTGTGGGTCGCCGTCATTCTCGGCGGAACGGGGAGCAATCGAGGCGCGATACTCGGTGGCCTGACCATCGTGGCGATTCGGGTACTCCCGAGTTTCTTCATCGACTTCCTCTCGCTCGATGTGAACGTCGGTGCCGTTCGCCTGCTCATCGTTGGGCTACTCATCATCGGCATCATCCGCTTCCGCTCGCAGGGCATCTTGCCCCCGCGTTCGGAACTCATCTGGCCGGCTGCGCGGGACAGAGGTGAGAAACAATGA